In Desulfatibacillum aliphaticivorans DSM 15576, a genomic segment contains:
- a CDS encoding helix-turn-helix domain-containing protein has protein sequence MAQTKRKEPRDWHKAQIKAALEMRGTNLHLLGPDNGYAETSAYDVFRRPLPRMERIIADILGVEPWDIWPSRYDADNRPLSGLRAVAVKEQR, from the coding sequence ATGGCGCAAACGAAACGCAAAGAGCCCCGGGATTGGCACAAAGCGCAAATCAAAGCGGCCCTGGAAATGCGGGGCACGAATCTGCATCTGCTTGGCCCGGATAACGGGTACGCCGAAACGTCCGCATACGATGTGTTTCGGAGGCCCTTGCCGCGCATGGAGCGCATCATCGCCGATATTTTAGGCGTGGAGCCCTGGGACATCTGGCCCAGCCGTTACGACGCGGACAACAGGCCGTTAAGCGGCCTGCGTGCGGTCGCAGTCAAAGAGCAACGCTAA